In the Peptoclostridium acidaminophilum DSM 3953 genome, one interval contains:
- a CDS encoding TetR/AcrR family transcriptional regulator: MYSKTSEVKKRMQKIRMMSYFIEATQKIIEEQGFENVTIRKVSDIAGYNSATIYNYFENLEHLVFFASMKYLREYSRNLSSYTKGARNSLEKYLNIWSAFCRYSFERPQVFYTIFFDKFSCSLPDIVEQYYEIFSEELGEHKDSTLLMLQKKNIYARNKAILEDCVAEGYIRADDIDAINEMSMLIYQSLLSRVVDGQASYNADEASSKTLEYLKRILISYQVDEKVTRAFEN; this comes from the coding sequence ATGTACAGCAAGACCTCCGAAGTTAAGAAAAGAATGCAAAAAATAAGGATGATGAGCTATTTCATAGAGGCGACACAGAAAATAATAGAGGAACAGGGCTTTGAAAATGTTACCATAAGAAAGGTTTCAGACATTGCCGGCTACAACAGCGCCACTATTTACAACTATTTCGAAAATCTCGAGCACCTTGTGTTTTTTGCATCCATGAAATACCTGAGGGAGTACTCCAGGAATCTCTCATCTTATACAAAGGGAGCCAGGAATTCTCTTGAAAAGTATCTCAACATTTGGAGCGCCTTCTGCAGGTATTCCTTCGAAAGGCCTCAGGTGTTCTACACCATATTCTTCGACAAATTCAGCTGCTCGCTTCCTGACATAGTTGAGCAGTACTATGAGATATTCTCGGAGGAGCTTGGTGAGCACAAGGATTCAACACTTCTGATGCTTCAAAAGAAAAACATATATGCTAGGAACAAGGCCATACTCGAAGACTGCGTGGCTGAAGGCTATATAAGGGCTGATGATATTGACGCCATAAACGAGATGAGCATGCTCATATACCAGTCGCTTCTCTCGCGTGTTGTGGACGGCCAGGCATCGTATAATGCTGACGAGGCCTCGAGCAAAACACTTGAATACCTAAAGCGCATACTTATTTCATACCAGGTGGACGAGAAGGTGACCAGGGCATTTGAAAACTAG
- a CDS encoding glycine/sarcosine/betaine reductase component B subunit — translation MKLELGNFYVEEIVFGEKTSFKDGVLTINKQEALDYVMEDENITHAELHIVKPGDMVRLCPVKEAIEPRIKLDGRTYFPGVTDEELTRCGEGRTHALKGCSVLVVGKHWGGFQDGLIDMGGEGAKYTYYSTLKNIVLVGDTNEDFEKNEQQKKNKALRWAGHKLAEYIGKTVKDMEPQEVETYELEPVTQRSEEVTKLPGVVFVMQPQSQMEELGYNDMVYGWDMNRMVPTYMHPNEVLDGAIISGSFMPCSSKWSTYDFQNFPALKRLYAEHGKTVNFLGVIMSNLNVALQQKQRSALFVAQMAKSLGAQGAIVAEEGYGNPDADFIACIVALENEGIKTVGLTNECTGRDGFSQPLVTLDEKANAIVSCGNVSELVELPPMPVVLGELEALARDGLSGGWAGDEILGSSVKADGSVIMENNAMFCGDQVVGWSTKTMKEF, via the coding sequence ATGAAATTGGAATTGGGTAATTTTTATGTTGAGGAAATCGTTTTCGGAGAAAAAACGTCATTCAAGGACGGCGTGCTTACTATAAACAAGCAGGAGGCTCTGGACTATGTTATGGAGGATGAGAACATAACACATGCTGAGCTTCACATAGTAAAACCTGGCGACATGGTAAGACTTTGCCCTGTCAAAGAGGCCATAGAGCCAAGGATCAAACTTGACGGCAGAACTTATTTCCCTGGAGTTACAGACGAAGAGCTTACAAGATGCGGAGAGGGAAGAACTCATGCCCTTAAAGGCTGCAGCGTTCTTGTGGTAGGCAAGCACTGGGGAGGCTTCCAGGATGGACTTATAGATATGGGCGGCGAGGGAGCAAAGTACACATACTATTCGACGCTTAAGAACATAGTTCTTGTGGGAGACACCAACGAGGACTTCGAAAAGAACGAGCAGCAAAAAAAGAACAAGGCGCTAAGATGGGCCGGTCACAAACTTGCTGAATATATAGGAAAAACAGTAAAGGACATGGAGCCTCAGGAAGTCGAGACATACGAGCTTGAGCCTGTCACACAAAGAAGCGAGGAAGTAACAAAGCTTCCAGGAGTAGTATTCGTAATGCAGCCTCAGTCTCAGATGGAGGAGCTCGGCTATAACGACATGGTTTACGGTTGGGACATGAACAGGATGGTTCCAACATACATGCATCCAAACGAGGTGCTTGACGGTGCGATTATTTCAGGAAGCTTCATGCCATGCTCTTCAAAATGGTCGACATACGACTTCCAAAACTTCCCGGCGTTAAAAAGGCTATACGCTGAGCACGGCAAGACTGTAAACTTCCTTGGCGTAATAATGTCAAACCTTAACGTGGCACTTCAGCAAAAGCAGCGTTCGGCTCTTTTCGTGGCACAAATGGCCAAGTCTCTTGGAGCTCAGGGAGCAATAGTGGCTGAGGAAGGCTATGGAAACCCTGATGCGGACTTTATAGCATGCATAGTGGCGCTCGAGAATGAAGGAATAAAAACAGTAGGTCTTACAAACGAGTGTACAGGTAGAGATGGTTTCTCGCAGCCTCTTGTTACTCTTGACGAGAAGGCAAATGCCATAGTTTCTTGCGGCAACGTATCCGAGCTTGTTGAGCTTCCGCCTATGCCAGTAGTTCTAGGAGAACTTGAGGCTCTTGCCAGAGATGGTCTTTCTGGTGGATGGGCAGGAGATGAGATACTCGGCTCTTCTGTGAAAGCTGACGGCTCTGTTATAATGGAAAACAATGCCATGTTCTGCGGAGACCAGGTTGTAGGCTGGTCTACAAAGACTATGAAGGAATTTTAG
- the grdH gene encoding betaine reductase selenoprotein B → MKKAILYLNQFFGQVGGEDKADYEPEIINGQVGAAMMLNGVLEGAEVTHTIICGDNFMGTYKDEAVSRIMGFLEDKEFDIFLAGPAFQAGRYGVACGEICKVVKEKYNVPVVTSMHVENPGVQMFKKDMYVMIGGNNAGRMRQDMSAMAKVANKIIAGEKIGPADEEGFFPRGKRHQHWREDGKPASERVVDMLLKKLSGEEFQTELPIPKSDRVEIAAPIKDLSKATIAVVTTGGIVPVDNPDRIQSASATRWGMYDVTGLERLEGGVYKTIHAGFDPAAADADPNVIVPLDALRAYEKEGKIGKVHEYFYSTVGTGTTEAEAARMAKEIVVKLKEGGVDGVIMTSTUGTCTRCGATMVKEIERAGFPIVQMCNLIPVASTVGANKIVPTISIPYPLGDPSTSKEQQWKLRYHRVGTALDALTVDVQEQTIFKVKI, encoded by the coding sequence ATGAAAAAAGCAATCTTATACTTGAACCAGTTCTTTGGACAGGTAGGCGGTGAAGACAAGGCTGATTACGAGCCTGAAATAATAAACGGACAAGTAGGCGCGGCTATGATGCTTAACGGAGTTCTAGAAGGTGCCGAGGTTACACACACGATAATATGTGGTGACAACTTCATGGGAACGTACAAGGATGAGGCCGTTAGTAGAATAATGGGATTCCTCGAGGACAAGGAGTTCGACATATTCCTTGCAGGACCGGCATTCCAGGCAGGAAGATACGGCGTGGCTTGTGGAGAAATATGCAAGGTAGTAAAAGAAAAGTACAACGTACCTGTAGTTACATCTATGCATGTTGAAAATCCTGGAGTTCAGATGTTCAAAAAGGACATGTACGTGATGATAGGCGGAAACAATGCAGGTAGAATGAGACAGGACATGAGCGCCATGGCTAAGGTGGCCAACAAGATTATTGCAGGAGAGAAAATCGGACCTGCAGACGAGGAAGGATTCTTCCCAAGAGGAAAGAGGCATCAGCACTGGAGAGAAGACGGAAAGCCTGCTTCTGAAAGAGTAGTTGATATGCTGCTTAAAAAGCTAAGCGGTGAAGAGTTCCAGACAGAGCTTCCAATACCTAAGTCAGACAGAGTAGAAATAGCTGCGCCTATAAAGGACCTTTCGAAGGCAACTATAGCTGTAGTTACTACAGGCGGAATAGTTCCTGTTGACAACCCTGACAGAATCCAATCGGCTTCAGCCACAAGATGGGGTATGTATGATGTGACAGGACTTGAAAGGCTTGAAGGTGGCGTTTACAAGACTATACACGCGGGCTTCGACCCTGCCGCTGCAGACGCTGATCCAAACGTTATAGTTCCACTTGACGCCCTTAGAGCATATGAGAAGGAAGGCAAGATAGGAAAGGTTCACGAGTACTTCTACTCTACAGTCGGAACTGGAACTACAGAGGCGGAAGCTGCAAGAATGGCCAAGGAAATAGTTGTAAAGCTTAAAGAAGGCGGAGTTGACGGCGTTATCATGACTTCTACCTGAGGCACGTGTACACGTTGCGGTGCAACGATGGTAAAAGAAATAGAAAGAGCCGGATTCCCAATAGTTCAAATGTGCAACCTTATCCCTGTTGCCTCTACAGTTGGAGCCAACAAAATAGTTCCTACAATATCAATACCATATCCTTTGGGAGATCCATCAACATCCAAGGAGCAGCAGTGGAAACTTAGGTACCACAGGGTTGGAACGGCTCTAGATGCTCTAACAGTAGATGTTCAGGAGCAGACAATATTCAAGGTGAAAATATAA
- a CDS encoding BCCT family transporter yields the protein MVSLNNEAPQVKKPDNQVYYISMLIVLGIVGWGMIFKDNFATFASNLLSFLSETFGWAYLMSMFVFVVFAAGLAFSKFGNVKLGPDDSTPDFSTKSWFAMLFGAGMGIGLVFWGVAEPIFHYLAPLGIEPGSKEAVDFAFKTSFKHWGFHPWANYSVIGLALAYMQFRKGKPGLISSIFIPIFGEERVQGPIGKTIDILAVFATVAGVATSLGMGTLQIGSGISYIFGIEQTNMMNILIIAVVTVLFIWTAVSGIDKGIKILGDINLVLAGTLLVGTFLIGPKVATMNAFSNGLGLYLNDFLKDSLSINAFGDNSWLKSWTVFYWAWWIAWAPFVGSFIARISRGRTIREFVGGVIFAPAVASFVWFAVFGALGVGLSDKLGLDGLKAAVGAPETALFAVMQHYNLGTLLSFVTLLLLCTFFITSANSATFVLGMFTSEGDLNPSNQKKIIWGLFQSLLATALLLAGGLQSLQTISVAAAFPFIGVMLLACVSLIKVLLEDSKSTK from the coding sequence TTGGTATCATTAAATAATGAAGCTCCCCAAGTGAAAAAGCCAGACAACCAGGTGTATTATATATCAATGTTGATAGTTCTTGGAATAGTTGGATGGGGAATGATTTTCAAGGACAACTTTGCAACCTTTGCAAGCAACCTTCTTTCTTTTCTTTCAGAAACATTTGGATGGGCATATCTTATGTCCATGTTCGTGTTTGTAGTTTTTGCTGCAGGTCTTGCTTTTAGCAAATTTGGAAATGTAAAGCTTGGACCTGATGACTCAACGCCTGATTTCAGTACAAAATCGTGGTTTGCCATGCTCTTTGGCGCAGGTATGGGAATAGGCCTTGTTTTCTGGGGCGTCGCAGAGCCAATTTTTCATTATCTTGCACCGCTGGGGATAGAACCAGGCTCCAAGGAAGCTGTTGATTTTGCATTCAAGACATCATTCAAGCATTGGGGATTCCACCCATGGGCGAATTACAGTGTTATAGGACTGGCTCTTGCTTATATGCAATTCAGGAAGGGAAAGCCGGGCCTTATAAGCAGCATATTCATACCGATATTTGGAGAGGAAAGAGTTCAAGGGCCAATAGGTAAAACGATAGATATATTAGCTGTATTTGCAACGGTTGCCGGAGTGGCAACTTCGCTTGGTATGGGAACTCTTCAAATAGGAAGTGGAATCAGCTATATATTCGGCATAGAACAGACTAATATGATGAATATATTGATAATTGCTGTTGTTACAGTACTTTTCATATGGACTGCAGTAAGCGGAATAGATAAAGGAATTAAGATACTCGGAGATATTAACTTGGTTCTGGCGGGTACACTTCTTGTGGGAACATTCCTAATTGGGCCTAAGGTGGCTACAATGAATGCGTTTTCGAACGGCCTGGGACTATATCTAAACGATTTTCTGAAGGATTCACTCTCGATTAATGCATTTGGAGACAACAGCTGGCTTAAAAGCTGGACGGTATTTTACTGGGCGTGGTGGATTGCATGGGCTCCATTTGTTGGTTCGTTCATAGCGCGTATATCACGAGGTAGGACAATCAGAGAATTTGTGGGCGGAGTAATATTTGCGCCTGCAGTGGCATCTTTCGTATGGTTCGCAGTGTTTGGAGCTCTTGGAGTAGGACTTTCAGATAAGCTGGGTCTTGATGGTCTCAAGGCTGCAGTAGGTGCGCCTGAAACTGCATTGTTTGCAGTTATGCAACATTATAATTTGGGAACCCTGTTGTCTTTTGTTACGCTATTGCTTCTATGCACCTTCTTTATAACATCTGCAAACTCGGCTACATTTGTACTCGGAATGTTTACATCTGAAGGAGATCTCAATCCCTCGAATCAAAAGAAAATAATATGGGGACTCTTCCAATCGCTTCTTGCAACGGCACTTCTTCTAGCTGGAGGACTTCAGTCGCTTCAGACAATATCTGTAGCAGCGGCTTTTCCATTCATAGGAGTCATGCTTCTTGCGTGCGTATCACTTATAAAGGTGTTATTGGAGGATTCCAAGTCGACGAAATAA